A stretch of the Oncorhynchus clarkii lewisi isolate Uvic-CL-2024 chromosome 9, UVic_Ocla_1.0, whole genome shotgun sequence genome encodes the following:
- the LOC139417296 gene encoding LOW QUALITY PROTEIN: transmembrane protein 26 (The sequence of the model RefSeq protein was modified relative to this genomic sequence to represent the inferred CDS: inserted 1 base in 1 codon; deleted 2 bases in 1 codon), translating into MCHVINFLLALLSRFLFAVHGVATVWCVVAVKGEGSLYRLLLMGVDLLGVKMAVTIKYTRNAEWKWFSPMXFLYLSAVIPSIWFLELSLLQYKLPVNISSSLELEELLAHIPISADILQLGPENCAAALKKTMLIVLVLGRWLTPKGDMSRDQLSQLLMAYMGLGADILDIFDTFTEPDVKTNRAVIDVGLALFSWALMDFPLDLTQTCPTKAQSHPISSQPGSSQWSLSQGVSMAVVEGMPGTPSSCYPGLCCSREVWRLLLTVGHQDGLFLVYCLYLMIRKNVLNQLMIFFTCKNILVILLEVYRIFVV; encoded by the exons ATGTGTCATGTCATCAACTTCCTGCTGGCCCTGCTGAGCCGTTTCCTGTTTGCCGTCCATGGCGTGGCGACCGTGTGGTGTGTGGTCGCCGTCAAAGGGGAAGGGAGC CTCTATCGGCTGCTTCTGATGGGCGTGGATCTGTTGGGGGTGAAGATGGCAGTCACCATCAAGTATACCCGCAACGCAGAGTGGAAATG GTTCTCCCCCA GTTTCCTCTACCTCAGTGCCGTCATCCCCTCAATTTGGTTCCTGGAGCTCAGCCTGCTGCAGTACAAGCTCCCGGTCAACATCTCCTCTAGCCTTGAGCTAGAGGAGCTGCTGGCTCACATCCCCATCTCAGCG GACATCTTGCAGCTGGGCCCAGAAAACTGTGCGGCTGCCCTGAAGAAGACCATGCTCATCGTGCTGGTTCTGGGTCGCTGGCTCACGCCCAAAGGAGACATGTCCCGAGACCAGCTCTCCCAGCTCCTCATGGCCTACATGGGCCTGGGTGCCGACATCCTGGACATCTTTGACACCTTCACAGAGCCAGATGTCAAGACCAACCGGGCTGTCATCGACGTAGGACTGGCCCTGTTCTCCTGGGCCCTCATGGATTTCCCATTGGACCTCACCCAGACCTGCCCCACCAAGGCCCAGTCCCATCCTATCTCGTCCCAGCCTGGCTCGTCCCAGTGGAGTCTCTCTCAGGGGGTAAGCATGGCTGTGGTGGAGGGCATGCCTGGAACTCCCTCCTCCTGCTATCCAGGATTATGCTGTTCCAGGGAAGTGTGGCGCTTGCTGTTGACTGTGGGGCACCAGGATGGGCTGTTCCTCGTCTACTGCCTCTACCTCATGATCAGGAAGAATGTGCTCAACCAGTTGATGATCTTCTTCACCTGCAAGAACATCCTTGTCATCTTGCTGGAGGTCTACAGGATCTTTGTGGTGTAG